The Staphylococcus carnosus genome has a segment encoding these proteins:
- a CDS encoding MarR family winged helix-turn-helix transcriptional regulator: MDVNQLFNSFTELYRPYIKRIQPILDKYDLHTAQFLVLKDIYLHEQTTLVQISKRRSIEKPSARKLLKVLIEQELLIITQGEDKREKLISLSDKGFRVYQEAMDDITAFQESVIDQAALNEKEINAAVQTFEKLKNIL; encoded by the coding sequence TTGGATGTTAATCAATTGTTTAATAGCTTTACGGAACTTTATCGACCTTATATCAAACGTATTCAACCTATTTTAGATAAGTATGATCTACACACTGCCCAGTTCCTAGTTTTAAAAGATATTTATTTGCATGAACAAACAACACTTGTTCAGATTTCAAAACGACGTTCTATTGAAAAGCCTTCTGCACGTAAACTTTTAAAAGTCTTAATTGAGCAAGAATTACTTATTATTACACAAGGTGAAGATAAAAGAGAAAAATTAATTTCTCTGTCTGATAAAGGTTTCCGTGTCTATCAAGAAGCTATGGATGATATCACAGCCTTTCAAGAAAGTGTTATTGACCAAGCAGCACTTAACGAAAAAGAAATAAATGCTGCGGTTCAAACTTTTGAGAAGTTAAAAAATATTTTATAA
- a CDS encoding VOC family protein, producing the protein MQNLKFDHIIHYIKHIDEFQYPGEVLKVVPGGLHNRYATHNKLAYTDLAYIEIIGVSDEEKLKKVIKTNEGRVSFVSKIVQDNFKQGFKAFALRTDNIEKLKTELEEKGIDTVGPIQMGRENKRGEQTSWQLLYLNQPHADLKPPFFIQWSKSEEEREEALKSKFQPEFEIKAIEVQTTDKDQVVNQWRDWFDMEVKASDEDVSILSLPNEEIEFRIRKARKNGYDIVIQDKETDAPYNITTRGAEYHFVP; encoded by the coding sequence ATGCAGAATTTAAAATTTGATCACATCATTCATTACATTAAACATATAGATGAATTCCAGTACCCAGGAGAAGTACTTAAAGTTGTTCCTGGCGGTTTGCATAACCGCTACGCTACCCACAACAAACTCGCTTATACTGATTTAGCATATATTGAAATCATAGGTGTAAGTGATGAGGAAAAATTAAAAAAAGTGATTAAAACCAATGAAGGTCGAGTATCATTCGTCTCAAAAATTGTGCAAGATAATTTTAAACAAGGCTTTAAAGCATTTGCCTTACGAACGGATAATATTGAAAAACTAAAAACAGAGCTTGAAGAAAAAGGTATAGATACAGTAGGTCCTATTCAAATGGGTCGTGAAAATAAAAGAGGCGAACAAACTTCTTGGCAGCTGCTTTATTTAAATCAGCCTCATGCTGATTTGAAACCGCCATTCTTTATTCAATGGTCGAAATCAGAAGAAGAAAGAGAAGAAGCATTGAAAAGTAAGTTTCAACCTGAGTTTGAAATAAAAGCCATTGAAGTTCAAACAACTGATAAAGACCAAGTTGTGAATCAATGGCGCGATTGGTTTGATATGGAAGTAAAAGCATCTGATGAAGATGTTTCAATTTTATCATTACCAAATGAAGAAATTGAATTTAGAATCCGTAAAGCCCGTAAAAATGGGTATGATATTGTGATTCAAGATAAGGAAACAGATGCACCTTACAATATAACAACACGTGGTGCAGAATATCATTTTGTGCCTTAA
- a CDS encoding efflux RND transporter permease subunit, translating into MINRLLKFSLGNKFAIFLMVVLVILGGVYSSMKMRLEMLPDVEEPMISVNTVMPGATPETVQDEISDKIDNQVRRMAHVHTVKSQSLENVSMVQVSYDDGTDMDKAEEDLKKEIDKLKLDENAQEPELTRNSMNAFPVVAYSFSTKHDDLKKATKDIETQLVPKLETIDGVQNVQLNGQTERQAVIKFSQRKLQERGMSASGVEDYIKGASGKTPLGLFQFGKKEKSIVIDGEFTSVDALKNFEIPVDAAKGDEGQSGSGSETRQNGPSSSSMSAMSQSNQSQGSSSGEIVKLKDIADVNVGDERESISRTNGKDAIDVQIIKAQDANTVQVKKDTDQKIRQFIKENKGMTYTKIMDTAKPIQDSIYTMLEKAILGTIVAIIIILLFLRNIRTTAISVVSIPMSLLIAMIALKLSDVSLNILTLGALTVAIGRVIDDSIVVIENIYRRMSDKNEPLKGNQLVISATAEVFKPIMSSTLVTIIVFLPLVFVAGSVGEMFRPFALAITFSLLASLLVSITIVPALSSTFFKNGINEKRKRSLGAVGRGYKKVLKWSLNHKWIVLILTTLILIGSIALGAAKIGTSYISTGEDKYMALTYNPKPGETKESVLKNAEQVQKYLNSKDKVKKVQYSLGGASPMDPTGSTNSMAVMIEYDKNTPNFEEEPDKVLKHIATFKQEGEWKNLDMGTGAGNNSLEVKVSGPSADAIKGTVKKIQSDMKDTKGLVNVKSDLSEVYQQYSVDVDQNKATEKGLSAGQLAMGLNQNIPEDTITTINEKGHKVDVKVEKEKQTNWTKEKLNNLEIPSPTGKVKLKDIATLKETKTPSKLIKEDGDYTTTVTGTISDKDVGGISQKVMSKVNKIHKPDNVKINSGGATDDIQKALTQLSMAMGAAVIIVYLVLVLTFKGGLAPFTILFSLPYTVIGVVLALVITGETLSVPSMIGLLMLIGIVVTNAIVLVDRVINNEREGMEMKEALIEAGGTRIRPILMTALATIGALIPLLFGQDSSILISKGLAATVIGGLISSTLLTLIVVPVIYEILFTLKNKLAHLFNRK; encoded by the coding sequence ATGATTAACCGCTTGTTGAAATTTTCACTTGGCAATAAGTTCGCCATCTTTTTGATGGTCGTCTTAGTCATTTTAGGCGGCGTCTATTCTAGTATGAAGATGCGTCTTGAAATGCTGCCGGATGTAGAGGAACCAATGATTTCAGTTAATACAGTTATGCCTGGTGCAACACCAGAAACTGTCCAGGATGAGATCAGTGATAAAATTGATAATCAAGTTCGCAGGATGGCTCATGTACATACTGTGAAATCACAATCGCTTGAAAATGTTTCAATGGTCCAAGTCAGTTATGATGATGGAACTGATATGGATAAAGCAGAAGAAGATCTGAAAAAAGAGATAGATAAACTTAAACTAGATGAGAATGCACAAGAACCAGAACTTACGCGTAATAGTATGAATGCATTTCCAGTTGTGGCGTATTCATTTTCAACAAAGCATGACGATTTAAAGAAAGCAACGAAAGACATCGAAACACAACTTGTTCCTAAACTTGAAACAATTGATGGTGTACAAAATGTTCAGTTGAACGGGCAGACAGAACGCCAAGCAGTTATTAAATTCAGCCAACGAAAATTACAAGAACGCGGTATGAGTGCAAGTGGTGTAGAAGATTATATTAAAGGTGCTTCTGGTAAAACACCGCTTGGTTTATTCCAATTCGGCAAGAAAGAAAAATCTATTGTCATTGATGGAGAATTTACTTCTGTCGATGCATTGAAAAACTTTGAAATTCCTGTGGATGCAGCTAAAGGAGACGAAGGACAATCTGGAAGCGGAAGTGAAACACGTCAAAATGGTCCAAGTTCAAGCAGCATGAGTGCTATGAGTCAAAGTAATCAATCACAAGGTTCAAGCAGCGGTGAAATTGTTAAATTAAAAGATATCGCTGATGTGAATGTGGGAGATGAACGTGAATCAATTTCTAGAACGAATGGTAAAGATGCGATTGATGTTCAAATTATAAAAGCACAAGATGCGAACACTGTACAAGTTAAAAAAGATACTGATCAAAAAATTAGACAGTTTATTAAAGAAAACAAGGGTATGACGTATACAAAAATCATGGATACAGCAAAACCTATCCAAGATTCAATCTATACAATGTTAGAAAAAGCAATCTTAGGGACTATTGTAGCAATTATTATTATCCTATTATTCTTACGTAATATACGTACTACAGCAATTTCAGTGGTTTCAATTCCGATGTCATTATTGATTGCGATGATTGCATTGAAATTGTCAGATGTTTCTTTGAATATCTTAACGTTAGGTGCTTTAACTGTGGCAATCGGACGTGTCATCGATGATTCAATTGTAGTCATTGAAAATATTTACCGACGAATGTCAGATAAAAATGAGCCGTTAAAAGGTAATCAATTAGTAATTAGCGCCACAGCAGAAGTATTTAAACCAATCATGTCTTCTACTTTAGTGACAATTATCGTTTTCTTACCACTCGTATTTGTGGCAGGTTCAGTAGGGGAGATGTTTAGACCATTTGCGCTTGCTATTACTTTCAGTTTGCTTGCATCATTATTGGTCTCTATCACAATTGTACCTGCACTTTCTTCAACATTTTTCAAAAATGGTATTAATGAAAAAAGAAAGAGATCACTTGGTGCAGTGGGTCGAGGTTATAAAAAGGTATTGAAATGGTCGTTGAATCATAAATGGATTGTCTTGATTTTGACGACATTGATTCTAATCGGCAGTATTGCACTCGGTGCTGCAAAAATTGGAACAAGTTATATTTCTACAGGCGAAGATAAGTATATGGCATTAACGTATAATCCTAAACCTGGAGAAACAAAAGAATCTGTTCTAAAAAATGCCGAACAAGTTCAAAAATACTTAAACAGTAAAGATAAAGTGAAGAAAGTACAATATTCATTGGGCGGCGCTTCACCTATGGATCCAACCGGCAGTACTAATAGTATGGCGGTTATGATTGAATATGATAAAAACACACCAAACTTCGAAGAAGAGCCTGATAAAGTATTAAAACATATAGCAACCTTCAAACAAGAGGGTGAATGGAAAAACTTAGATATGGGTACAGGTGCAGGTAATAATTCACTCGAAGTTAAAGTATCTGGTCCATCTGCAGATGCGATTAAAGGTACTGTGAAGAAAATTCAAAGTGATATGAAAGATACAAAAGGACTTGTGAATGTAAAATCTGACTTGTCGGAAGTTTATCAACAATACAGTGTAGATGTTGATCAAAACAAAGCAACGGAAAAAGGATTATCAGCAGGACAACTCGCGATGGGTCTTAACCAAAACATTCCAGAAGATACAATCACAACAATTAACGAAAAAGGGCATAAAGTCGATGTTAAAGTAGAAAAAGAAAAACAAACGAATTGGACAAAAGAAAAATTAAACAACTTAGAAATTCCATCACCAACTGGAAAAGTTAAACTTAAAGATATTGCGACGTTGAAAGAAACTAAAACGCCAAGTAAGTTGATTAAAGAAGACGGTGATTATACAACTACAGTTACTGGTACAATTAGCGATAAGGATGTCGGTGGTATTTCACAAAAAGTGATGTCTAAAGTGAATAAAATCCATAAGCCTGATAATGTGAAAATTAATTCAGGCGGTGCAACAGATGATATTCAAAAAGCATTGACTCAATTGTCTATGGCAATGGGTGCTGCAGTAATTATCGTTTATCTTGTATTAGTATTAACATTCAAAGGTGGCCTTGCACCATTTACCATTTTATTCTCCTTACCATATACAGTAATTGGTGTCGTATTAGCATTAGTAATTACAGGAGAAACACTTTCAGTTCCTAGTATGATTGGATTACTGATGTTAATAGGTATTGTTGTGACCAATGCCATAGTATTAGTAGATAGGGTCATTAACAATGAACGAGAGGGTATGGAAATGAAAGAAGCGTTGATTGAAGCAGGCGGCACGAGAATAAGACCAATCTTGATGACAGCTCTAGCAACAATCGGGGCATTAATACCTCTATTATTCGGTCAAGATAGCTCAATCTTGATTTCTAAAGGATTGGCAGCAACTGTAATTGGTGGATTGATTTCATCAACATTATTAACTTTAATTGTTGTTCCAGTTATCTATGAAATCTTATTTACTTTAAAAAATAAACTCGCACATTTGTTTAATAGAAAATAA
- a CDS encoding lipid II:glycine glycyltransferase FemX: MEKMNITNQEHDAFVKSHPNGDLLQLTQWAETKKLTGWYSKRVAVGENGEIKGVAQLLFKKVPKLPYTLCYVSRGFVADYNDKPVLEALLKYTKQVAQQERAYAIKIDPDVEVDKAGDTLSNLRQLGFVHKGFKEGLSKDYIQPRMTMITPIDQTDEELIKSFERRNRSKVRLALKRGTKVERAGREQLDIFANLMRITGERDGFLTRDISYFQNVYDALHPDGDAELFLVKLEPEPVLKEITGENKEVEAEIEKLKQKKQDKKTLNKIKDAEAKIARNQKLIAQMEELRSKHPDGIYLSGALLMFCGKKAYYLYGASSNDYRDFLPNHHMQFEMMRYAREKGATTYDFGGTDNDPDKDSEHYGLWAFKKTWGTYLSEKVGEFDYVLNKPLYYIIEQVKPRLTKAKIKASRKIKGK, translated from the coding sequence ATGGAAAAGATGAATATCACTAACCAAGAACATGATGCATTTGTCAAATCCCATCCAAACGGTGATTTGCTCCAATTAACACAATGGGCAGAAACCAAAAAATTAACTGGATGGTATTCAAAAAGAGTAGCTGTAGGTGAAAATGGAGAAATTAAAGGAGTGGCTCAGCTTTTATTTAAAAAAGTTCCTAAATTACCATATACCCTATGCTATGTATCAAGAGGATTTGTAGCAGACTACAATGACAAACCAGTCTTGGAGGCACTCCTTAAATATACAAAACAAGTTGCACAACAAGAACGTGCGTATGCTATTAAAATTGATCCAGATGTTGAAGTGGACAAAGCAGGGGATACTTTAAGTAACTTAAGACAATTAGGATTTGTGCATAAAGGCTTTAAAGAAGGTCTCTCTAAAGATTATATTCAACCACGTATGACAATGATTACTCCGATTGATCAAACAGATGAAGAATTAATTAAAAGTTTTGAACGCCGTAACCGTTCTAAAGTACGTTTAGCATTAAAACGCGGCACTAAAGTAGAACGTGCTGGTCGAGAACAGTTGGATATCTTTGCGAATTTAATGCGTATTACTGGAGAACGTGATGGTTTCTTAACACGTGATATCAGTTATTTCCAAAATGTATATGATGCTTTACATCCTGATGGAGATGCTGAGCTATTTTTAGTAAAACTAGAACCAGAACCTGTGTTAAAAGAAATTACAGGTGAAAACAAAGAAGTAGAAGCTGAAATTGAAAAATTAAAACAGAAAAAGCAAGATAAGAAAACTTTAAACAAAATTAAAGATGCAGAAGCTAAAATTGCACGTAACCAAAAATTAATTGCACAAATGGAAGAATTACGCAGTAAGCATCCAGATGGTATTTATTTATCAGGCGCGCTCTTAATGTTCTGCGGTAAAAAAGCTTATTATCTTTACGGTGCATCATCTAATGACTATCGTGATTTCTTGCCTAACCATCATATGCAATTTGAAATGATGCGTTATGCAAGAGAAAAAGGTGCTACCACTTATGATTTCGGTGGAACTGATAATGATCCGGATAAAGATTCTGAACACTATGGATTATGGGCTTTCAAAAAAACTTGGGGCACATATCTCAGTGAAAAAGTCGGTGAATTTGATTATGTCTTAAATAAACCGCTTTATTATATCATCGAACAAGTCAAACCTCGTCTTACAAAAGCAAAAATAAAAGCTTCTCGTAAAATTAAAGGTAAATAA